A region from the Bactrocera dorsalis isolate Fly_Bdor chromosome 1, ASM2337382v1, whole genome shotgun sequence genome encodes:
- the LOC125775604 gene encoding uncharacterized protein LOC125775604 isoform X1, with protein MEFSFPIDTSSSENISSRQRDGEEMGTFRVAEPHSQRMATQLQHNISGDTASVLQKIIESLGRIESRQEDMRKRQEDMIKRLSALENALAEKGLSFIILFVSFIFRF; from the exons ATGGAGTTTTCTTTCCCAATCGACACCTCTTCCTCGGAGAACATTAGTTCACGGCAGCGAGATG GAGAAGAAATGGGCACATTTCGTGTCGCCGAGCCCCATTCGCAGCGTATGGCCACCCAACTCCAACATAATATAAGTGGGGATACTGCGTCGGTACTGCAGAAAATCATCGAAAGCCTTGGTAGAATAGAATCTCGGCAAGAGGACATGAGAAAACGGCAAGAAGATATGATAAAACGGTTATCAGCTCTAGAAAACGCTCTTGCTGAGAAG ggtttgtcttttataatattattcgtttcttttattttcaggttttaa
- the LOC125775604 gene encoding uncharacterized protein LOC125775604 isoform X2, with translation MEFSFPIDTSSSENISSRQRDGEEMGTFRVAEPHSQRMATQLQHNISGDTASVLQKIIESLGRIESRQEDMRKRQEDMIKRLSALENALAEKVLIIFILFSGICLL, from the exons ATGGAGTTTTCTTTCCCAATCGACACCTCTTCCTCGGAGAACATTAGTTCACGGCAGCGAGATG GAGAAGAAATGGGCACATTTCGTGTCGCCGAGCCCCATTCGCAGCGTATGGCCACCCAACTCCAACATAATATAAGTGGGGATACTGCGTCGGTACTGCAGAAAATCATCGAAAGCCTTGGTAGAATAGAATCTCGGCAAGAGGACATGAGAAAACGGCAAGAAGATATGATAAAACGGTTATCAGCTCTAGAAAACGCTCTTGCTGAGAAG gttttaataatctttattttattttcaggtatttgtcttttatga